The following are from one region of the Ischnura elegans chromosome X, ioIscEleg1.1, whole genome shotgun sequence genome:
- the LOC124171400 gene encoding uncharacterized protein LOC124171400 isoform X1: MRNRIRKSHIGSFTDGEMRAAVHLVLHENYSIRKAAKECNVNYVTLSRYVSKQKKASDEGTGEHVRMTPKYQSRLIFTAEQEKCLADYLITCSKLCYGQSTRNTRELAYEMAVVNSIQVPKNWHDDSAAGLDWLRLFLKRNPNLSIRQPENCSLSRCTSFNAHTVKTFFDNLGAALRRSECFGDGSRIWNLDETGTSTVVNKSAKVIAEKGSKGVNNVTAGERGTLVTTCCFVSASGNTIPPAFVFPRVKFSDHMLINAPPGSLGLTSKSGWMTAEIFPEVIKHFIKHTKTSKEDPTLLIMDNHQSHISIQVIDLAKEYGIMIVTLPPHCSAKLQPLDVSCYAPFKTYYAAAVDSWNKSNPGKALSIYHIAGCVNFAHQKAMTPATIINGFKKTGIYPYNRHIFTEADFLSSSVTDQPSPETEECDLLSQELRATASTSSLNNGQGEDKRTFQSPAQFKGYPKAAPRKNSTRKREPGKSMIITDTPEKIRMMEKKNTAIGKKTSEATKSCRSLFNANVAIDNCEGPHQNSDTTSEGGLSNPLEGNEDILEGFGNKVGTVKVGDYVLIEFSSKKKFYYVGRIIKEARKHNGAEVTYLRKSSKVPNSFFFPHIEDIASVSMKDIKLVLPPPSYRKGTARMKRFISFKISFANLDVR; encoded by the exons ATGAGGAATAGAATAAGAAAGAGCCATATTGGATCCTTCACAGATGGTGAAATGCGCGCTGCAGTTCATCTTGTTctgcatgaaaactattcaatcaggaaagcagccaaagaatgtaatgtcaattatgtaacactcagtcg GTATGTGAGTAAGCAAAAAAAGGCTAGTGATGAAGGGACTGGTGAACATGTTCGCATGACACCAAAATATCAATCCAGATTGATTTTTACAGCTGAACAAGAAAAGTGCTTGGCTGACTATTTGATAACATGCTCAAAACTCTGTTATGGTCAGTCGACTCGTAACACTCGAGAGCTAGCTTATGAAATGGCAGTGGTGAACTCTATACAAGTGCCAAAAAACTGGCATGATGACTCTGCTGCAGGTTTAGACTGGCTACGATTGTTCTTGAAGCGAAATCCAAATTTAAGcattcggcagcctgaaaactgttctctttctcgttgcacatcatttaatgcacacacagtgaaaacattttttgacaatctTGGTGCAGCCTTAAGACGTTCAGAATGTTTTGGTGATGGTTCCAGAATATGGAATCTAGATGAAACTGGTACCTCAACAGTCGTAAATAAGTCTGCCAAGGTGATTGCAGAAAAGGGATCCAAAGGGGTAAATAATGTAACAGCAGGTGAAAGGGGAACTCTAGTTACTACATGCTGTTTTGTGAGTGCATCCGGAAACACCATACCCCCTGCATTTGTTTTCCCAAGGGTCAAGTTCAGTGATCATATGTTGATCAATGCCCCTCCTGGCTCTCTTGGACTGACATCGAAAAGTGGTTGGatgacagcagaaatatttcctgaagttattaagcacttcatcaaacatacaaaaacaagtaaagaagaCCCTACACTGCTAATAATGGATAATCACCAAAGCCATATTAGTATACAAGTAATAGATTTGGCAAAAGAGTATGGCATAATGATTGTGACTCTTCCACCTCATTGCAGTGCCAAATTACAGCCCTTGGATGTTTCCTGTTATGCTCCATTTAAGACCTATTATGCCGCAGCAGTTGATTCCTGGAACAAAAGCAATCCAGGTAAAGCTCTTTCCATCTACCATATTGCAGGATGCGTCAATTTTGCCCATCAAAAGGCTATGACTCCAGCTACtattattaatggattcaaaaaaactggaatatatccATATAATAGGCACATTTTCACCGAGGCAGATTTCTTGAGTAGTTCTGTAACAGACCAGCCTTCTCCTGAAACTGAAGAGTGTGACTTATTGAGCCAAGAATTAAGAGCAACTGCAAGTACTTCCAGTTTAAACAATGGTCAAGGTGAAgataaaagaacttttcaaagtcCTGCTCAGTTCAAGGGCTATCCTAAAGCCGCTCCAAGGAAAAATTCAACCAGGAAAAGAGAACCAGGCAAAAGTATGATCATAACAGACACACCAGAAAAAATCCgtatgatggaaaagaaaaatacagctataggaaaaaaaacttctgaggcAACTAAATCATGCAGAAGTTTATTTAATGCCAATGTTGCCATTGATAACTGTGAGGGGCCCCATCAAAATTCAGACACCACGTCAGAGGGAGGACTTTCAAACCCCTTGGAaggtaatgaggatattttagaaggttttggaaataaagtaggtacagtaaaagttggtgattatgttttgattgagttttcatcgaagaaaaaattctactatgtaggtagaataattaaagaagcaagaaaacacaatggcgctgaagttacatatttacgaaaaagttccaaagtgccaaattcattttttttcccacatATTGAAGATATAGCATCTGTCAGCATGAAAgacattaaattagttttaccaCCTCCTTCTTATCGCAAAGGAACTGCAAGAATGAaaaggtttatttcatttaaaatttcatttgccaatttAGATGTTCGTTAA
- the LOC124171400 gene encoding uncharacterized protein LOC124171400 isoform X2, with protein MTPKYQSRLIFTAEQEKCLADYLITCSKLCYGQSTRNTRELAYEMAVVNSIQVPKNWHDDSAAGLDWLRLFLKRNPNLSIRQPENCSLSRCTSFNAHTVKTFFDNLGAALRRSECFGDGSRIWNLDETGTSTVVNKSAKVIAEKGSKGVNNVTAGERGTLVTTCCFVSASGNTIPPAFVFPRVKFSDHMLINAPPGSLGLTSKSGWMTAEIFPEVIKHFIKHTKTSKEDPTLLIMDNHQSHISIQVIDLAKEYGIMIVTLPPHCSAKLQPLDVSCYAPFKTYYAAAVDSWNKSNPGKALSIYHIAGCVNFAHQKAMTPATIINGFKKTGIYPYNRHIFTEADFLSSSVTDQPSPETEECDLLSQELRATASTSSLNNGQGEDKRTFQSPAQFKGYPKAAPRKNSTRKREPGKSMIITDTPEKIRMMEKKNTAIGKKTSEATKSCRSLFNANVAIDNCEGPHQNSDTTSEGGLSNPLEGNEDILEGFGNKVGTVKVGDYVLIEFSSKKKFYYVGRIIKEARKHNGAEVTYLRKSSKVPNSFFFPHIEDIASVSMKDIKLVLPPPSYRKGTARMKRFISFKISFANLDVR; from the coding sequence ATGACACCAAAATATCAATCCAGATTGATTTTTACAGCTGAACAAGAAAAGTGCTTGGCTGACTATTTGATAACATGCTCAAAACTCTGTTATGGTCAGTCGACTCGTAACACTCGAGAGCTAGCTTATGAAATGGCAGTGGTGAACTCTATACAAGTGCCAAAAAACTGGCATGATGACTCTGCTGCAGGTTTAGACTGGCTACGATTGTTCTTGAAGCGAAATCCAAATTTAAGcattcggcagcctgaaaactgttctctttctcgttgcacatcatttaatgcacacacagtgaaaacattttttgacaatctTGGTGCAGCCTTAAGACGTTCAGAATGTTTTGGTGATGGTTCCAGAATATGGAATCTAGATGAAACTGGTACCTCAACAGTCGTAAATAAGTCTGCCAAGGTGATTGCAGAAAAGGGATCCAAAGGGGTAAATAATGTAACAGCAGGTGAAAGGGGAACTCTAGTTACTACATGCTGTTTTGTGAGTGCATCCGGAAACACCATACCCCCTGCATTTGTTTTCCCAAGGGTCAAGTTCAGTGATCATATGTTGATCAATGCCCCTCCTGGCTCTCTTGGACTGACATCGAAAAGTGGTTGGatgacagcagaaatatttcctgaagttattaagcacttcatcaaacatacaaaaacaagtaaagaagaCCCTACACTGCTAATAATGGATAATCACCAAAGCCATATTAGTATACAAGTAATAGATTTGGCAAAAGAGTATGGCATAATGATTGTGACTCTTCCACCTCATTGCAGTGCCAAATTACAGCCCTTGGATGTTTCCTGTTATGCTCCATTTAAGACCTATTATGCCGCAGCAGTTGATTCCTGGAACAAAAGCAATCCAGGTAAAGCTCTTTCCATCTACCATATTGCAGGATGCGTCAATTTTGCCCATCAAAAGGCTATGACTCCAGCTACtattattaatggattcaaaaaaactggaatatatccATATAATAGGCACATTTTCACCGAGGCAGATTTCTTGAGTAGTTCTGTAACAGACCAGCCTTCTCCTGAAACTGAAGAGTGTGACTTATTGAGCCAAGAATTAAGAGCAACTGCAAGTACTTCCAGTTTAAACAATGGTCAAGGTGAAgataaaagaacttttcaaagtcCTGCTCAGTTCAAGGGCTATCCTAAAGCCGCTCCAAGGAAAAATTCAACCAGGAAAAGAGAACCAGGCAAAAGTATGATCATAACAGACACACCAGAAAAAATCCgtatgatggaaaagaaaaatacagctataggaaaaaaaacttctgaggcAACTAAATCATGCAGAAGTTTATTTAATGCCAATGTTGCCATTGATAACTGTGAGGGGCCCCATCAAAATTCAGACACCACGTCAGAGGGAGGACTTTCAAACCCCTTGGAaggtaatgaggatattttagaaggttttggaaataaagtaggtacagtaaaagttggtgattatgttttgattgagttttcatcgaagaaaaaattctactatgtaggtagaataattaaagaagcaagaaaacacaatggcgctgaagttacatatttacgaaaaagttccaaagtgccaaattcattttttttcccacatATTGAAGATATAGCATCTGTCAGCATGAAAgacattaaattagttttaccaCCTCCTTCTTATCGCAAAGGAACTGCAAGAATGAaaaggtttatttcatttaaaatttcatttgccaatttAGATGTTCGTTAA